GCTCCCGGTGTGTGACGCTGGAAGCCGCCACACCTGGTGTCACTTTCCGTGTTTCGTTAACGCACAGTAGTTGAACTTTCCTCGCCTGTGTACGCGCTTCCGAAACGCCAGAATAGATCCGTCGACAGTTATCAGACGCGTCCTACTGCTCCAGCAGCTTGCCGTCGGAGCAGACGGGTGCCCAAGCTGGACGCCGCTGTCGCTGAATATCTCGGTAAATGCTGTTGGCATCACATGTGGATGATGACGACGCGGAAAACGGGAAACCTCTGAGCTGTGCAGAGCTATTCGAGGGTAGCGAGCATGGAGCGTGATGAAGCCATAGTGAGGAACACGGCGATATATCGGGAAACGAGGAGGCAAAGACTTCGACACCTGTCTGTTTCACCGTTTAATTCCCAGACAACCTGACCGGATTTTATCCAACACAAAAACCTCGCGGGGGGTGTGCGCAGTTCTCAAAGACCTTTGGACCTAATCGCTATGAGCACCCCACTCTTGCGCCGGCACAGACAATCAACTTTTCCAGTTTCCCGAACTGTTTAAGGCGCCAAATGCAGTCGCGAGAATTTTTGGTTTCGTGAAACGTGGAAGCGCCGGTCGTTTTGCTGGAAAATGCTCGTCTGTGCGGACCATGTCAACCACCAGGCTCACCTCGAGCTGGGGCTGCATGTCCTCGTTTCAGTGAGGCATGCATTCCAGTCGTTTTTCCAGGAAAACGACAtcctttcgtctttttgTAGTCTTTCCGGCACTCCTTACACGACTTTTGGAGAGGACCCTTGACTCATGGAGAGTAGCAGCGAAGTCACGGTTCACTCGGTCGCTTTTTCCCAGAAAAACGAATTTGCATGTGCGAACTGCGGTTTTCGCTCGGTTTCTGCGGCGTTCTCTCTCAAAAGTTCTGCTCATTGTTTCCACTTTTCCCTCTCGCGCCGAGCGACGAGGTGCAAGTCCACATTTTTCCGGTCATCCGGACACTCTTCACGTTTTCTGTGACAGTTCGGATCTCTCGTCGATCTAGCatcgccttctttttcgtcccATTGTTTTTCTCCTGACCAGCGCTGCCAAGTGAACCGCATGCCAGTGTGAAAGGATTCAACAACTTTTcctttttgtgtttttctggaGCTGTTGACCCGGCAGTGGACTGTGGCTAAGGCAGCGACCAGCGGTCACTTGCGCGTGAGGGTCGCCGCCGCTCAACCTTGCCTGTTGTCTTTCGTGTtttgtctgctctcttcctcaacttgtcgcttttctcgtttACAAGGGACTTCTCTCCGGTCCTGACTGCGTTTCCTGCGATCTGTCAGGTGTACCTGTCCTCCGTGTTTCCCCGTCTTACCCCCTCTCTCCGTGCGGTTCGTGTATCCTTTgatttttctctcccttccctaGCTGCAGCaacgtttcctcttcgccgtctcaACGCGAAAAACACTTGagatgtctctcttcctcgaatctccacgttgtctgcCTCGCGTCGAGGCACAAGTTTTTCCGAGGTCCGACGCGGGTCCGTAATTTCTACCTTGTCAACACGACAGCGTCGCGCACCCGGCAGTCTTTCCTTTGGCGTCTCcacctcttccttctctcttttctgttttgtgCACTTTCTCGTTTCGGCAGAACTtgcctctccgttctcgctGTTCGCGCTCCGCTGAACGTAcgctctccttgtctcttcaGCGCGTCGCCGGCTTCTCTGGAACTTGAcgcgccttcgtctttctcgtctcttcctcagtTCGGCTCTCGGCTCCTTCTGTGGCCAGAACGGACTGCCTTCTCCAGCGTTGTCTTAGGGAGACGTTTTTCCATCTTGATTGACGAAGACGCCCTGAGCGACGCGCTGACTCTCACCGGTCCTCGCACAGCTGtcctttctccgcttttcgTCTGCCGCGTTGTCTCTGATCCGCCACCCAGAGCTCTTCTCACCTTTGtcttgctgtctccgtgtATAGCGTCACGTGTCTCCTCTATGCatatgtctctctgcatcccTCAGTCTACCTCGATTTCTCTTTTCAACCGTCCGTCTgtacctctctctccccattTCTGTCTACTTCTCTCCACGTGTATCTGCATTCTCTAACTCTATACCTCATATCATCTCTATCTACCTGcctacctctctctctgtctacctGTTTGTCTATGTTTTCAGCTttgcctgcgtctctgtgtatCTGTCTACATGTCTCTCACTGCATGTCTTTCGATGTCTGTTTGACTGGAAATCCGTCGACGTCTTTCTCGGAGTTCCAAGATGGGGAAGACAACTGTGTACCTCGACATCAGCATCGGCAACAAGGCTGGAGGGAGACTGGTCTTCGAACTGTTCACAGACATCACGCCGAAAGCTGCTGAAAACTTCAGGGGTCTGTGCACGGGCGAGTATGGCCTCTCAGGACGAACGGGAAAGCCACTGCATTACTTGGgctcttcgttcttcagAATCGTCCCCGGTGTCCTCATTCAAGGAGGCGACGTCCAAAACAACGACGGCACTGGCGGCGAATGCGTCTGGGGAGGGACCTTCCGCGATGAAAACTTCGTTCGCCGACACGCTCAAGCAGGTAATCCGTAGAAGCCAAGCGACAAGCGCCTCGCTTTAGGTGCTTTTCTGGAAAACCAAAGCCTCGAAAAAGCAAGACGCCTGCTCTCCCCCGTCCGCGCGTCTGCGCTCCATATGAAAAAAACCTAGAATaacatatgtgtgtgtagacAAGCATAAATGCACAgagatatgtatgtatagatatatatattaatatacatacatatatatatatatatatatgtatatgtatgtgtgtgtgtttataatataaatatctatatatgtgtatacatctatatatgtgtacatgtgcgtatatatgcatgcgtgtatgtgtatatgtgtatatatgtatatatatgtatatacgcgTATATggcatatatgtatatatgcgtagatatgtgtctgcttctcgtatgcgtctttcttcgtttcttccttctgggAGAATAAGAATGCGAATGGTGGAAATGCCACGAGTCTCCGATTCCACGCAGGTCCCTCGAGTCAATATGTTTTTTCGTTGAATTTTTTTTCAGTCACCGTTTTTTCGCTTAGCATTTCCTCTCCGCTTCAGTCTTTTGTGCTAGATGTTCTCCTCTGGTTCCTTTTCGGCTCCGACTTCGTCTCCATTGCAGTGTCTTTCTACTGCCGTTTCATCTGCCTTCTATTCTCTCCTTTGCGCCACCGTCTCTGTGCTTTGTTTTCCTCTACTGGGGTTTCTCGCTTTCAGTTCTGTAGGTCTCTCGTTCCTGGGTGGGACCCGAAGCGCGCAGGACGCGGGAGACTCCGCTCGACGGCTGCTGCGcctgtctgcttttctctcgtctttcgtctttcaGGGTGCTTGGCAATGGCCAACAACGGCCGCCACACGAACGGAAGCCAATTTTACATCACTTTGAAGAAGGCCTCTGCGCTCGACAACAGACATGTAGTGGTTGGCCAGCTTGTCGAGGGCATGGAGCTCCTCCGCGCCATGCAGCTCGTGCCTATCGATGCGAAAACTGGAACGCCGAAGGTCTCCATTGTCATTGCAGGTACCTTCGACTCcagggagaaacggaagagaaagcaaaggaagaaagaagaggaaggggtAGGAGAGCAACGAGAAGGGcaatgaagagagaggaggggaaggaagaagaacgaggagagaacgaggaagaacaggggaaaaaagggaacaggaagaactagaaaacgagacgaaactgatgaagaaacagaagcctgagagagaggggaTTTCCAACAACGACCCCAGAGACAAAATGCcgaggagatggagaagagaagacgcacggGGACCTGGCAAAACGCGTTTCCtacaagagagaaacgagcatGTCCTTCAGTGCATTTTTgtgcttcgtttcttctttcgagGTTCTGTGGCTGCATCTCCTCGGCTTccgtgtctttttctcttgttccctTGGCCAGGATGCGGCGAACTGGGTGTCGCTGTGCGACGTCTGGACGCGATGAGCACAACGCGTATGCAGTTGAACGACATGATGGAAAAGCATGTGAAGGAGcaactgaagaaggaagaagaagctcaCAAGTTTGCTGGTCAGTCGCGCgtgtttcgcgtcttttcgtctcgcgttctgatctgtttcctcttggtcctcttcttcactgtttTCACCTTCCTCATCGCCGtcccctctcgctctcgagtGGCTGCTTGCGGTGCAAGTACACCCCGCAGTTCCGCGTTGCTCTGTCGCCGTCGTTTATCTCTCTTCAGCTGTGTGCCTTCTGGACTTtgctgtctgcgtcttcgtcccGGGTTCCCATTTGCTCACTtgcccttctctttcttctctcccgcagagagcgacagcgagggaagcagcagcagcgggagcagcgagaacgagacagCTGAGCACCGACGCAGGCGACAGCGGTTgaagcggaagaaacagagatacCTCAAGAGCGCGTTGTTCAAAGGCGAAGCGTTGTTCAAGCAGATCCAACAGGAGGCGGCGCACGAGTTAAAGGACAAGTACGCAGGGTTGCTCgtggacgagagaaaagaggacgagagagcaCTCAGCGACGAGGGCGACGAgggcgaagagagggagaagaaagcctcTGGCGACAAAcaggaaaagacagacagcgaagaaacaggcgagtctcggaaaaagaaaggcagTGCTAGACAGGAAGAGATCGACGTCATGCTTCTTggggagagcgacgagagcgACAAGAGCGACGACAGTGGAGCTtccggaggcgaagagaagaaacgacgccTTCTTGCTCTAAGAATGAAGATAAACGAAGGACGGAAGCTCAACAACAAGGAAGTACGTCTTTTTGCATGGATAAAATAGATGGAGACTTCACATCAACTGTGTGCGGAGATAATGTCGAGAGACGCGTAAAACTGCAACCCTGGCGATATCCCCCAATAAATTATTTGTGCACATCCGGCGACAGATAGATGGAGATGCATATCTCTGTacaggagaaggaacatTTTCCTGTCCGCCAGCAGCGTTTTCTCAgcagttccttcttcgtATATCTTGCCTCACCTGCGGTTCCTTCAGTTGTTTCTGTTCGGTTTcatttcgctttctctgtaGACGGAagcttttcgttttctttttttggcGTTTTTCCTGAGCGCGGCCTTTCTACCGACCTGGCGTGTGTCTTGCCTCGCCGGGGCGCGCGTTCCCAACTCTCTGCTCCGCCGCGTCCCCTCGCCTGTCGCTTTCCAGGTTCTCGAAGAGAAGCGCATCTGGCATGACCCTCAgtacgagaagaagaaggccgaggcGCTGGTCCGGGCGACTTTGCGACAGATGCAtggcgaagaggcagagaagaaggcgcgcgaggggaagaaggaaggaaggcaaggaggcgaaagcggcgacgaagacgccgagGAGTCTCGTCGACGGAGAGGCTACTTGAACGATGCCGCGGCTCTGATTGCAGACAAAGCGctcaaagaagaaaagcgaggacAGAAGACTTTCGGTTGGGACGTCTTTAACCAAGACGCCCTGTACAGAGCTCACAAAAAGCGGTGAGAAAGTGCAGTCCGTTCCCCGCGAAAAACCTGCAACTCCTCGATGAGAGAGCGACTCCCTCCGAGTGcatcttttctttctcgctcccAGCCCTCGTGccgtttctgcctcgcttCCTCACAGCAAATCCGCGACGCGGTGTGTGTCGACAAGCAAGGCCTGGAGTTGTATAAAACAAATCAAACTTACAATTCGTCTTTCAGATACCTCCCCAGTGACCGTCCCTATTTATCGCTGTAAATGCTTCAAAGAAGCGCCCTTCTAGAAGAAACTCTCGAAAGTTGAGACACCCTTCACATGTGCAAAAAAAGCACACATGGTGTGGGTGAGAAATACAAGTATACAGACAATTATAGTCATCTATCTATATGCgaatctatatatatatatatatatgcgaaTATGGACATGCATTCAGTTGTAGTATGTAAATGCatgaatatgtatacataGGTAGTATtcgtgcatatatatatatatatatatgtatatgtaagTTGGCGTTTGAGGAGTTATTGTGGTGAGTGAAATTGCGTACACAGATTGGCGGAGGTTACTTTCAAGGAAGACGAATACCGCAAACAGAAGGAGGCTCTTGGAGACGTTTTCTACGACCCTGCCTCTGCGCTGGTCACCTCCGACTTCAAGGTATGTGTCGTTCTTCGTTGTAGTTGGTTTTTCTCgtgtcgtttctctgttaCCAGCTGCTCTCTCATCCTGTTCTGTGTTCCTCGTTATTCTTCTACAACTTCTTTGTTCAAAGCCGCCTCGGCCTGAATATCTCCGTGTCTCTCACCCGCTTCtcgtgtttcctctgtcttcgtgGTCCTCcagtctcttttctcctccgcACTCGCGAGCTTCTCGTTTCgattttctgcttcttctggtGCGGCAGCTGCAGTACATCGCGGCCTCTGTTCGGCGAATCTGCCCCACCGAAGGATCTCAATGTATGCCGCAGCCAGTCGTGTGTGTATCGTGTGttttcgggtgtctgtacagtcACTGCGGAAACAccaggtgtctctccagctcctcgtttctcagcagcttcttgttctttctctgag
This Toxoplasma gondii ME49 chromosome VIII, whole genome shotgun sequence DNA region includes the following protein-coding sequences:
- a CDS encoding cyclophilin, putative (encoded by transcript TGME49_229940); its protein translation is MGKTTVYLDISIGNKAGGRLVFELFTDITPKAAENFRGLCTGEYGLSGRTGKPLHYLGSSFFRIVPGVLIQGGDVQNNDGTGGECVWGGTFRDENFVRRHAQAGCLAMANNGRHTNGSQFYITLKKASALDNRHVVVGQLVEGMELLRAMQLVPIDAKTGTPKVSIVIAGCGELGVAVRRLDAMSTTRMQLNDMMEKHVKEQLKKEEEAHKFAESDSEGSSSSGSSENETAEHRRRRQRLKRKKQRYLKSALFKGEALFKQIQQEAAHELKDKYAGLLVDERKEDERALSDEGDEGEEREKKASGDKQEKTDSEETGESRKKKGSARQEEIDVMLLGESDESDKSDDSGASGGEEKKRRLLALRMKINEGRKLNNKEVLEEKRIWHDPQYEKKKAEALVRATLRQMHGEEAEKKAREGKKEGRQGGESGDEDAEESRRRRGYLNDAAALIADKALKEEKRGQKTFGWDVFNQDALYRAHKKRLAEVTFKEDEYRKQKEALGDVFYDPASALVTSDFKASEAAKDRLVNSIENAQKRRKNFSRRRIFNEGDNVTYINERNRIYNEKLERAFGESSLEIRQNLERGTAL